The nucleotide window AGTtttaaatagggtaggtcgCGTCAACggaaacgtttttttttttcatttggccTATAATCCCTCCATGGACAAAATGTGATTTACAACTGTTTATCTCTTATTTCAGACGCTGAAGATCTGAGTgacgacaatttgttttcaatatcaaCTCTCCTCGACCCGAAATACTACTTCAGCCTGGGCGGAAAGCTAGGAATAAGCAATGCAACTCTACTGAAGCTGGAACAGAGTCCCGCAATAACCGCCAACTACAAGATGATGGCGCTGTTGCAGTGCTGGCGAGATACCTCGGACACGTACTTGAAACTGAAAACGCGGACTCTTGAGAGGGCGCTCCACGATCTGAGACTGCCAAACGTGGCCAATGAAATTGGCAAAGTTTTTAAGGCGCAATCCGGGTCACCACAGCTCTTGAAAAGAGACGCTGGATCTCCTACGGAGCAGTTGCTCTAAAAGTAAAGTTACCTATGAACGAGACAAACTGCACAATATCATTGAAAATCTAACGAAGAATATTTCATGCCCGGAGAACAATTCGATTTCAGGATTTCACATTCCAACAAATGCAAGCTTCATTTACGGCAGTTTGCCGCACTGTGCTGAAGACAGCTCAAGT belongs to Ptychodera flava strain L36383 chromosome 17, AS_Pfla_20210202, whole genome shotgun sequence and includes:
- the LOC139115808 gene encoding uncharacterized protein isoform X1; this translates as MWLLPGVYCKDDKYVDDLDRKFLREMATLLRDNEYALVVQKLGIGEDERKRIETKYFPEQEQRYQMLLLWKRKSKEKGTADRLLKALHAADVAEVDAKTTEARLKTLTAPEIHTTDAEDLSDDNLFSISTLLDPKYYFSLGGKLGISNATLLKLEQSPAITANYKMMALLQCWRDTSDTYLKLKTRTLERALHDLRLPNVANEIGKVFKAQSGSPQLLKRDAGSPTEQLL